In the genome of Carboxydocella sporoproducens DSM 16521, the window GCTGAACCCCCGCCTTGGCAAAATGCCCTTTCAGAGGCTTGTTCACCCGGGTTTCCTTCACATCACCAAAAGCAACCTGGATGGCATTGTAACCATCGGTTTCTACGGTTTTCTTTTGTACTACGACGCACGGGCCAGCCTCAATCACAGTTACGGGGATCAATTTGCCATCTTCAGTGAAAAGCTGAGTCATCCCCACTTTTCTACCCAAGATACCTTTCGCCATTTTTGCCACCTCCTATGCATTTCTCAGAACACGCCCCCAGGCGTGCCGTAATGTGTTTACAGTTTAATTTCAATATCAACGCCCGCAGGCAGATCCAGTCGCATCAAAGCATCGACTGTTTTGGGACCGGGTTCTACGATATCAATCAGCCGCTTGTGGGTCCGCATTTCAAATTGCTCCCGACTGTCCTTGTTGACATGCGGAGACCGCAAGATGGTGTAGATGGCTTTTTCCGTAGGCAACGGAATCGGCCCAGCTACCTTGGCCCCTGTCCGTTTGGCTGTTTCCACGATTTTAGCCGCAGACTGGTCCAAAATCTTGTGGTCATAGGCCTTCAAACGGATTCTGATTTTCTGTTTGCTCATTGATTTACCCCTCCTTTTTTCGCCCGATCGTTGCGGACATTCTCAGTGAAAATTCCCCTTGACGGGTAGGTGGCCCGACAAGGCAACCTTTCACCTCATCGCCTGTCGATTTGCCAACAATTATATATTATATTGATTTTACCCCAGAAATACAAGGGGTTTGCGAAAATTTTTATAGAGAAACAGATACTGCAGACTTTTTTGCCTGCAGTACCTGTCCCCAAAAGTATAACTTTAAGATTATTCGTTGATAGCTGATACCACGCCAGCGCCTACAGTCCGGCCACCTTCGCGGATAGCGAAGCGCAGACCTTCTTCAATAGCGATGGGGGTGATCAGTTCTACTTCGATCTTAACGTTGTCACCAGGCATAACCATTTCTACACCTTCGGGCAGCTTGATTACACCGGTAACGTCAGTGGTCCGGAAGTAGAACTGGGGCCGGTAACCGTTGAAGAAAGGAGTATGACGGCCACCTTCTTCTTTGGTCAGCACGTATACTTCAGCGAAGAACTTGGTGTGGGGCTTGATGGAACCAGGCTTGGCCAGAACCTGACCGCGCTCGATTTCCTTCCG includes:
- the rpsJ gene encoding 30S ribosomal protein S10 yields the protein MSKQKIRIRLKAYDHKILDQSAAKIVETAKRTGAKVAGPIPLPTEKAIYTILRSPHVNKDSREQFEMRTHKRLIDIVEPGPKTVDALMRLDLPAGVDIEIKL